From one Arcobacter sp. CECT 8986 genomic stretch:
- a CDS encoding SIS domain-containing protein: MEFKEFTKEYIDTLYRTLNNLNLDCLEELQKLLSSTKGKVFIIGNGGSSATASHMANDLSVGLKRRNRLNLDVISLADNSAVNFALANDIGFENVFYMQLKEIIKKNDILIAISCSGTSANIIKAVEYAKSQGAIIVGFSGFEGGVLKNLADIKIHVETSNGEYGIVEDVHMILNHILFSYFEKGHK; encoded by the coding sequence ATGGAGTTTAAGGAATTTACGAAAGAGTACATCGATACTTTATATAGAACATTAAACAATTTAAACTTAGATTGTTTAGAAGAATTACAAAAGTTATTAAGTTCAACAAAGGGTAAAGTATTCATAATTGGTAATGGAGGAAGTTCTGCAACTGCTTCACATATGGCAAATGATTTAAGCGTGGGATTGAAAAGAAGAAATAGACTTAATCTAGATGTAATTAGCTTAGCAGATAACTCTGCTGTAAATTTTGCATTAGCAAATGATATTGGTTTTGAAAATGTTTTTTATATGCAATTAAAAGAGATTATAAAGAAAAATGATATTCTAATTGCAATATCATGCAGTGGTACCTCAGCAAATATAATTAAAGCAGTTGAATATGCTAAAAGTCAAGGTGCAATAATTGTAGGTTTTAGTGGCTTTGAAGGTGGAGTTTTAAAAAATCTAGCAGATATAAAGATTCATGTTGAAACTAGCAATGGTGAGTATGGAATAGTTGAAGATGTACACATGATACTTAATCATATTTTATTCTCTTATTTTGAAAAAGGGCATAAATAA